The DNA region GAGGCAGTTAACCCGCTTAAGGTCACCGATTCCGTGGCCCGAATTGTCAAGTTACCCCCATTGCCTTGACCCCCAGTTGAGGAGGAGATGCTGGCACCATCCAAAAGGGTTAACTGAGCGGTTTCTACTGTTAAATTGCCAGCATCCCCAATGGCTTCTGAACTGAGGACACCCGTATTTAAAGTGCTGCTAAACCCAGAGGCATCTAACCCGCTTAAAGTCACCGATTCCGTAGCGCTAACGGTCAAGTTACCCCCATTACCTTGACCCAATGTTGAGGAGATGATGCCGGCGCCATCCGAAAGGGTTAAGCGACCTGTTTCTACTGTTAAATTGCCGCCATCCCCAGTGGCTTTTGGACCGACAACCGTATTTAAAGTGCTGCTCAACCCAGAGGCATTTAATCCGCTTAAGGTCACCGATTCCGTGGCGCGAACGGTCAAGTTACCCCCATTGCCTTGACCCAATGTTGAGGAGCCAATGGCGGCGCCATCCAAAAGGGTTAACCGAGCTGTTTCTACTGTCAAATTGCCGGCATCCCCAGTGACTTCTGAAGCGACTATAGCCAGTAAAGTGCTGGCGTTCCCAGAGGCATCTAACCCGCTTAAAGTTACCGATTCCGTGGCCCAAATTGTCAAGTTACCCCCATTGCCTTGACCCGATGTTGAGGAGCCAATACGGGCACCATCCAAAAGGGTTAAGCGACCTGTTTCTACTGTCAAATTGCCGGCATTGCCAATGGCTTCTGAACCGACGACACCCGTCTGTAAATTGCTGCCCAACCCAGAGGCATCTAACCCGCTTAAAGTTACCGATTCCGTGGCGCTAACTGTCAAGTTACCCCCATTGCCTTGACCCAATGTTGAGGAGGCAATAGTGGCACCATCCAAAAGCGTTAACTGAGCGGTTTCTACTGTTAAATTGCCGGCATCCCCAACGGCTTCTGGACGGACTATAGTTTGTAAATTGCTGACGCCCCCAGAGGCATCTAACCCGCTTAAGGTTACCGATTCCGTGGCGCTAACTGTCAAGTTACCCCCATTGCCTTGACCCAATGTTGAGGAGATGATGCTGGCACCATCCAAAAGCGTTAACTGAGCTGTTTCTACTGTTAAATTGCCGGCATCCCCAGTGGCTTGTGGACCGACAGCCGCCTGTAAAGTGCTGCCCAACCCAGAGACATCTAACCCACTTAAGGTCACCGATTCCGTGGCGCTAACTGTCAAGTTACCCCCATTGCCTTGACCAAATGTTGAGGAGCCAATGCGGGCACCATCCAAAAGGGTTAACTGAGCTGTTTCTACTGTCAAATTGCCCCCGTCGCTAGTACCTTCTTGAGCAACTTCTGTTGTTAAAATACTTGGAAAGCTTAATGGATTAGAACCGCTTAATTCCACTTTCTCAGAAGCACGTAAAGTGACATCTCGCCCCGGTTGGTTTCCCAAAGTCAACGCCATGATTGCTGAGCCTTCACTTAAGGAAATCGATCTCCCTTGCACTTGGATATCACCACCGCCATCGCCACTGGAATCCAAAGATGCTGCGGCTTTTAGCTGGATGTCTCGAAACTCCTCAACTCCTGAATATCCTAAACTCCAACCATTATCTGTGGCCGTTAGGCTAACGGTGCTGTTATCTGCCACACTGCCAAGTTCTATTCGTCCGCCATCAGTTGTCAGATTTCCCCCTATCAGCTCTATTTCACCGCCTACTAGGGCTATGGTTTTATTCTCAACCTCTAATCCTGCCGGTCTGTTATCTCTGATCAGCGCTCCCGTCAATTGGCTTCGCGTGATATTATTTCCTGAACCCTGCACCACGATTTTTCCGGGATTTGGCCCCATTTGCAAGCCCACCGGCACACTCACGGTTAATAAAGGCGTGGTTTGAGGTGATGTCGCATTAAATTGTGTCCCATCAGCAAAGTTAATTTGATTGGCTGTACTGGCTAAAAATGAGCCACCAATATTTAATGCAGCATTCGGGCCAAAGATAATTCCGTTCGGATTAATTAAAAATAAATTGGCCGTGCCGTTGGCTTGAATTAACCCATCAATATTAGAGATCGAGCCACCCGTTACCCTTGTCAGGATGTTTTGAATACCGGCAGCGTTATTAAAGAATGCAGTGCCATTGGTTGGAATTGAAAATTGTTGAAAGCTGTGGAATAAATTTGTGCCGGCACTCGTTCCGCCTTCAATCACACTGGTATTGCCCTGTGGGGTAACGGTAGAATTCACCGGCAACGTTGCATCTGGAACAATTTGCGCCCCAGCTTTTGGAAAAAAGGACGAAAAGCTTAACAGTAAAAAGCCAAAAGATAAAAAAACTTTTTGGCTTAAACTTTTTGAGTTTTTATCTTCTTTGATAGTTAGCCGGCTATGGGTTAAAGTGGCAAACAGTCGGCGATTTGCTGTAACAGATGCTTTCATGTCTTGCTGGTTCATAAGCCCCGATTGAGAAAATGCCAATCAAAATAGCACAAACCGTTTCAATTAAAAAAACGGTTTAGGGTAAACTTTCCCTTTATTCAGGGTGAACTTTCTAGCACAGTAATAGTAACGGGAAGATCAACCGGCAACTCAGCCATTTGTTTCAAGCCGGCTGACTCTAAAAGTGTTTTCCACTCTTGCGCTAATGCTGGATCGTCAGGGTTTTCGCGGCGTAATTCAGCCAAACTTGCCACAGCTTCATGCCAAATTCCCGCTTCAGCATATAATTTTGCGCGTTCTTGGGGTGCTGCTTTCTGGATCTGACTCGCCACCTCTGAACTCATTTCAGTGTGCTGAGTCCACCCCTCTACAAAAATATCTTTCCGTCGGTTATCTGGGTTACAAACGACTGAAAAATACCAGTGATAATTCTTGCCAGATTCTAACTTTATTTGATTTTTTGGTAAGCTGACACTGACGATGGCCGGTTGCCCAGAAATTGGGATATTTTCTGATCTGTAAATATCCTCTTCGTTTTCATCCTTCAACACAAATTCTGCCATTCGAGCGGAAGTTTGAGGAATATAAACAAAAAATTGAGGAGACTCTGACACCGTTACCCCAAATTCAGCAGTTCCTGGCGTCAAATCTGGCATCAGTGCAGTTAACAGCGGCGCGGAAGTTTTTTCGTCCTGTTCGCAGTTGCCGCTACGAGTTCCCCCACCTACTGTTTCCGGTGCCCCTATGCCTTTTGGCGGTTTATAATCCGCTACCTCAATGGCTTTGCTAGGCAATGCTTTCCCTTGGCTGAGTGAGGTGATCGCTAGAGCGGGAATCGGTATAAAATTAATCGTTAATGCATTAAAAATTACAAGCAAGAAAAATACAGGATGCCGGCGTGAGTTTAGTTCCGTCATTCTAAAGCCTCCTTTTTTAGGAATATCCTTGATTGCTTCACTTTTAACTGAAGGGGAAGTGAATTAACGATGATTTGCTATAAAAGTTTACACTATCGGGCATTTACTTGGAAAGATCACTCTGCCGGCACTTGATAAACCTTAACTGGCTGTTCACGGCCTTTCAATAAAACAGTCCCAATCAGTTCTGTGGGAAATTTGTCCTGAGTGTATTGGCAAGTTTCTTCAGCAATTAAAATCCGGCAAATGCCGCCATCAATCGACTTATCAAAACTTTCTAGGCGCGAGGCGATATTAACCGTATCGCCAATAATGGTGTAATCTTGCCTCTGATTAGATCCCAAGCTCCCAACAACCACTGTGCCGGTGGCGATTCCAACTCGCATGGCAACAGTCGGCTTCCCTTGAATTCGCCACTGCCGATTCAGTGATTTCAAAGCTTCTGCCATTCCCAAGGCACACTTCACCGCTTTTTGAGCATCTAACGCAATTTCTTCAGGAGTGGTGGCGGCAATGGGAATGCCGAAAACTGCCATGACTGCATCCCCAATAAATTTATCAATTGCGCCGTCACAATCCAGAACAATTTGAGCCATTGCACTCATATATTCGTTCAACCAAGACATTAAAAATTTGGGTTCTATTCCTTCGGCAATACTGCTGAAACCTTTTAAATCTGTAAACAGAACGGTTGCCATCATTTCTTGCCCCTGGAGCTGTCCTTCTTCGAGAATTTTATCCCGATCTTGCCAGATTGCTTCTGCTATTTTGGGAGTAACGTGCCGGCCAAATAAATTCATCACTGTTTGGCGTTCTGCACGTTCAATATTCGCAATATAAGCTGTAATTGCGGTCGCAGAGCCGGCCAAGGCAAGGACTGAGGGAACAACCGGAATCCACCAACCCGCTAGAAAAGCGATGAAGGAACCTCCTATGAGAATGGTGCCGGCAATTATAATTGTGATACCTGTCCAAGAAACTGAGTAATAAGTCTTTTTGCCGGCAGCATATCGCCCCATCCAAACTGAGGTTGCCCCAATGATTGACCAACTAAAAATCCATAACATTTCTAATGGTTCAGACCAAACTTTAATCAGAGGCCGGTTATCCAGTGCCGCACTTATAATTTGGCTGATTAAGTTAGCATGAATTTCTACGCCAGAGGTCGGGTTAGGAGATGTATTCAGGCCGCTATCATAAGGAGTATTAAAATAATCTTGTAAACTGAGAGCCGTTGAGCCGATTAATACCACTCGATTGCGGGCGAAATTTGGTGCCACTCTATTTTCCAATACATCGGTCATTGATACAATTTGGAAAGTCTTTCGCGGCCCCCTAAAGTTCATTAATATCTGGTAGCCTTGGTCATTTGTGCGGATATAACTGCCATCATTTGCTCTTAAACGCACAAAGACTGCTTGAGCTAATTGTAAATAGTCGGAATTGACGGCTGCATTTTCAGGTTTAATTCCCTTACTTTCAAGATAAATGAAAGCCAACCTCAGCCCAAAGCTCATTATAGTTTCACCATCTTTTGTTTCCAAAAATAACAAGCCGCGACGGATTTTTCCGTCGGGATCTAATACGAGATTATTTGCTCCAACTTGATCAAGTTTAGTCAAGATTGGTGAGGGATTGACTGCAAAGCCGGTGCCATCTCGACTGACTCTTTTAACTCCAATCAGGTTAGGCGTACTTTTTAAGACTTTGATTAGATTTTGATGACCGGCTCCTACAGGTAAATCTCGATAAATATCTAGTCCAATGGCGCTTGGCTGCTGTTGTTTCAGTTTTTCAATTAACTCGGCAACAGTAGCATCAGGGATAGGCCATTGACCAACTTTTTGGATATCGGATTCAGAAATTCCAACAATAAGGATGCGAGAATCTGCCGGCTCTAGGGGCCGCAGGTGAAAAAACTGATCGAGTGCTGCCCACTCTACAAGCTGTAGTAAGCCGGTTAAGCGCAAGGCTATTAACAGGCCGGCAACACCAAAAGCTCTAAGCAAGACACTGGGCGATTCTCTAACTAGGATATGTCTGATTTTTTCCCACATATCGCTCTTGAGTCTATTTTGAAAAAATATAAAATTTTATTTTATTATAATAAATTAATTATAATCTTTAAATTAGATTGGCGAATTAATTAAACAATTAAATTTACTTATTGGACATTTAGTAACTAAAAAAATAAAATTAATGAAGTCAAAGTAAATGCACTAAAACTACATTTCTTATAAAATTAAGTTTTATTTGATGCAGTTTTAAAGTTTAAGCTCAATAATTGATACTTAGAAGGCTTTCGACGCGCACTAACCTAATTGGGTTAAGGTAGAACTGGTGTGTGAGGCGAGAAAGACTCGGAAAAATTCAGTTATTTGTAACAATGTGAATTCTGATTTTACTAGCCTCTCGCAACACCCCTAGGACTAGAACCTCTGAAATTCTAAATTTATCAACCTCTAAATGAACGCAAAAGGCACTGTAGTATTCGACATCATCGGCACCTGCTTTAGTTTGGACAAGCCCCGCCAGAGATTGGTTGAATTGGGTGCTCCTCCTTATGCTCTCCAACTCTGGTTTGCTCAAACCTTACGGGATGCCTTCGCCCTCTCTCATGCCGGCGGCTACCGACCGCTTAAGGAAGTTCTGGAGGCAGAACTGCCTCGGACGCTCAAAGTGCTGGGCATTGAGGCAGATGCTCAGCAGCGATCACATATAGTAGATGCTTTCTCGGAACTGGAACTGCAACCCAGTGCTTTAGAGGCTTTTCGCATTTTGACGACAGCCGGCTGGAAGCTAGTTGCCCTCACCAACGGCAGTGAAGACTCCACCCGTAAGCTACTAGCCGGTGCGAATGCCCTGGAATACTTCACCGGCATCTTTTCCTGTGATGCCATCAAGAAGACGAAGCCACACCCGGATGTCTACGCCTTGGCGAAGCAGGATGTCTTGGGCGATGTTTGGATGGTTGCTGTTCATGCCTGGGATATTGCCGGTGCTGCCGGTGCCGGCTTGCGAACTGCTTTCATCACGGCGGAGGAGAAAGACTACCTCCATGTTTACCCCCAACCAGAGGTTGTTGCCAGCGACTTAGCAGAAGCCGCACACAAGATCGTGAAGGCTACTGGGCAATAGTTGTTCCTACTGGTTTGAACAAAAACGTTATAGATAGCTTATAGGGCGGGTTTGATCGCTAATTTTTTCTTTGACAGACAAAGCGCCGGTTTTAAATCTGCCTCAAATGATCACTTCTACCTAACTCTTTTGAAAACCGCTAGATTGATGCACGATGATGTCACTAGGGCGATTAACTCTATCTTTTGAATGCTTTTTTCTCTGCCTGTGGGTGGATTAGGTTAACTGTAAATCTTCTCTAAAATCCTAGTAACTTCAAAGTAAAAAACAGAAGAAATTAAATCAAAATAGGGGAATTATAATGAGAATTTTCTTTTGGGTGAGTTTGGCTTTTGTCGGTGTTGGAGCGATCATGCTTCTTCAACCGGCTATTGATTTTCATTAATTCAGATTGGCTTTCCCACAAAAAGACCAATCGATAGTTCACGTTAACCCTTACAAAGGTCTATTTCGGTGGAAACCTGCTTATACAAAAATTCTCTGGGATAAGATGACGCTTCATAACCCAGAGAATAATATATAGCTTATTTATTGAGTGAGGATTTCAAAGTTACTCAACGGTTACAGACTTCGCCAAATTTCTTGGTTGATCCACATCCAACCCACGACGCGCGGCAATATGATAAGCCAGTAATTGTAAGGGAATAACTGTCAATATTGGAGACAGCAACTCATCAACCACCGGCACCGGCAGCAGCTTATCAAATGTCTCAGCCGCCTCGCGATCATTCATGGGTGTTACCCCAATTAATTGCGAGTCTCGCGCCTTGGCTTCCTGGGCATTAGAAAGCACCTTTTCATAAACACTTCCCGGCATTGCAATCGCAACCACCGGCACCTTCGCATCTAGCAGCGCGATCGGTCCGTGCTTCATTTCCCCAGCGGGATAGCCTTCGGCGTGAATATAACTGATTTCCTTCAGTTTCAGCGCCCCTTCTAAAGCGATGGGAAAATTAATTCCGCGCCCTAAAAAGATAAAATCTTTCGTGTCGGCAAACTCGTGGGCTAACTCCTCGATATAACGTTCCTGACTCTCCAAAATCAACTCAATTTGCGCCGGCAGCTGGCGCAACCCTTGAATAATTTCCTCAATTCGGGTTAGTGGCAAAGTTTTGCGCCGATAGGCCAAATCTAACGCTAACCCATAAAACGCCATGAGCTGAGAGACAAACGTTTTCGTTGCAGCCACGCCAATTTCGATGCCGGCACACGTATCAATAATGTGAGGAACTAAGTGACCCAGAGACGACTCAGGCCGGTTTGTAATTCCCAAAAGTCTAGCGTGAAACTTTTCCGATTTGGCGAGACGGCGCTGCACCTCCATTGCCAAAGCCGCCAGGGTATCCGCCGTTTCCCCAGACTGACTGATGCCAACGGTTAGTGTGTTGGGTGTCAGCGGTGCCGGTGCGTAACGAAATTCCGAGGCATACTGCACCATTGTCGGAATTTCCGCCAGCTGCTCTAACAGATATTTACCCACCAAACCGGCGTGCCAACTCGTGCCACAAGCCAAAATTTGAATGTGTTCCAAATCTGCCAGCAGTTCATCTGGCAAACCTAATTTTACGGGGGAATGGCCGGCTTCTGGCTGCCAATCACTATGAAAATATGCCTCTAAACAAGAGCGCACAACACCCGGTTGTTCATAAATTTCCTTCACCATGAAGTGCCGGAAGCCCTGCTTTTCAACAAGCACCGGGTTCCAACTCAGGGTGCGGGGAGTTTTCTTTAAGCGATCACCCGAAAAATTGTAAACTTCAACTCCTAGCGGGGTCAGCCGTGCCAGTTCGCCATTTTCTAGCGGCAGCACCGCACGGGTATGAGCCACCAATGCCGGCGTATCTGAAGCACAGA from Microcoleus sp. FACHB-68 includes:
- a CDS encoding HAD family hydrolase, which gives rise to MNAKGTVVFDIIGTCFSLDKPRQRLVELGAPPYALQLWFAQTLRDAFALSHAGGYRPLKEVLEAELPRTLKVLGIEADAQQRSHIVDAFSELELQPSALEAFRILTTAGWKLVALTNGSEDSTRKLLAGANALEYFTGIFSCDAIKKTKPHPDVYALAKQDVLGDVWMVAVHAWDIAGAAGAGLRTAFITAEEKDYLHVYPQPEVVASDLAEAAHKIVKATGQ
- a CDS encoding DUF928 domain-containing protein, translating into MTELNSRRHPVFFLLVIFNALTINFIPIPALAITSLSQGKALPSKAIEVADYKPPKGIGAPETVGGGTRSGNCEQDEKTSAPLLTALMPDLTPGTAEFGVTVSESPQFFVYIPQTSARMAEFVLKDENEEDIYRSENIPISGQPAIVSVSLPKNQIKLESGKNYHWYFSVVCNPDNRRKDIFVEGWTQHTEMSSEVASQIQKAAPQERAKLYAEAGIWHEAVASLAELRRENPDDPALAQEWKTLLESAGLKQMAELPVDLPVTITVLESSP
- the glmS gene encoding glutamine--fructose-6-phosphate transaminase (isomerizing), giving the protein MCGIVGYIGTQNASEILLAGLEKLEYRGYDSAGLATVWEGEIHCVRAKGKLQNLREKLAGMETPAQIGIGHTRWATHGKPEEYNAHPHTDTARRVAVVQNGIIENYRELRDALKSRGHEFRSDTDTEVIPHLIAEYLAEPLVEAPAFVPLLSPFVEAVRKAVNHLKGAFAIAVVCAEYPDEMVVARQQAPLVIGFGQGEFFCASDTPALVAHTRAVLPLENGELARLTPLGVEVYNFSGDRLKKTPRTLSWNPVLVEKQGFRHFMVKEIYEQPGVVRSCLEAYFHSDWQPEAGHSPVKLGLPDELLADLEHIQILACGTSWHAGLVGKYLLEQLAEIPTMVQYASEFRYAPAPLTPNTLTVGISQSGETADTLAALAMEVQRRLAKSEKFHARLLGITNRPESSLGHLVPHIIDTCAGIEIGVAATKTFVSQLMAFYGLALDLAYRRKTLPLTRIEEIIQGLRQLPAQIELILESQERYIEELAHEFADTKDFIFLGRGINFPIALEGALKLKEISYIHAEGYPAGEMKHGPIALLDAKVPVVAIAMPGSVYEKVLSNAQEAKARDSQLIGVTPMNDREAAETFDKLLPVPVVDELLSPILTVIPLQLLAYHIAARRGLDVDQPRNLAKSVTVE
- a CDS encoding filamentous hemagglutinin N-terminal domain-containing protein — its product is MNQQDMKASVTANRRLFATLTHSRLTIKEDKNSKSLSQKVFLSFGFLLLSFSSFFPKAGAQIVPDATLPVNSTVTPQGNTSVIEGGTSAGTNLFHSFQQFSIPTNGTAFFNNAAGIQNILTRVTGGSISNIDGLIQANGTANLFLINPNGIIFGPNAALNIGGSFLASTANQINFADGTQFNATSPQTTPLLTVSVPVGLQMGPNPGKIVVQGSGNNITRSQLTGALIRDNRPAGLEVENKTIALVGGEIELIGGNLTTDGGRIELGSVADNSTVSLTATDNGWSLGYSGVEEFRDIQLKAAASLDSSGDGGGDIQVQGRSISLSEGSAIMALTLGNQPGRDVTLRASEKVELSGSNPLSFPSILTTEVAQEGTSDGGNLTVETAQLTLLDGARIGSSTFGQGNGGNLTVSATESVTLSGLDVSGLGSTLQAAVGPQATGDAGNLTVETAQLTLLDGASIISSTLGQGNGGNLTVSATESVTLSGLDASGGVSNLQTIVRPEAVGDAGNLTVETAQLTLLDGATIASSTLGQGNGGNLTVSATESVTLSGLDASGLGSNLQTGVVGSEAIGNAGNLTVETGRLTLLDGARIGSSTSGQGNGGNLTIWATESVTLSGLDASGNASTLLAIVASEVTGDAGNLTVETARLTLLDGAAIGSSTLGQGNGGNLTVRATESVTLSGLNASGLSSTLNTVVGPKATGDGGNLTVETGRLTLSDGAGIISSTLGQGNGGNLTVSATESVTLSGLDASGFSSTLNTGVLSSEAIGDAGNLTVETAQLTLLDGASISSSTGGQGNGGNLTIRATESVTLSGLTASGIGSNLQTDVVGPKATGDAGSLTVETAQLNLSDGASISSSTLGQGNGGNLTVSATESVTLSGLNAFGFGSNLNTAVGSEAFGDAGSLTVETAQLTLLDGASISSSTLAQGNGGNLTVSATESVTLSGLDAFGIVSNLQTRVGSKATGDAGSLTVRTGRLTLLDGASIISSTSGQGNGGNLTIWATESVTLSGLTASGTASNLNTAVVGPQATGDAGNLTVETAQLNLLDGASISSSTLGQGNGGNLTVRATESVTLSGLSASGFGSNLQTRVDSEAIGDAGNLTIETAQLNLLDGARIISSTLGQGNGGNLTVRATESVTLSGLSASGFGSNLQAVVGSEAIGDAGSLTVRTGQLTLLDGAAITSETIGNGNAGNLEIDAKQLTLKDGSLLSVGARGGFSAGTLTVNAENVLLDNNAGLLAQTESGNQGNINLNAQLLILRGGSAIISDAFGTATGGNININTDILAALENSDIRANSQQAQGGTVTINAQANFGSVFRTREDLERLLNTTDPLLLDPFLLPSSDITATGANSSLSGSVSVNTPDVDPTQGLLNLPETPVDATQLVASTCRRGKEQSEFSVTGRGGLPPNPYEAIADEATWIDLRPIAGERANSAIKEQTRIAGNSQDSIVTSPQLIEAQGWIINSKGQVELVAQVPALTPQTPQFIPQQCHDQSTNML
- a CDS encoding adenylate/guanylate cyclase domain-containing protein, which codes for MLRAFGVAGLLIALRLTGLLQLVEWAALDQFFHLRPLEPADSRILIVGISESDIQKVGQWPIPDATVAELIEKLKQQQPSAIGLDIYRDLPVGAGHQNLIKVLKSTPNLIGVKRVSRDGTGFAVNPSPILTKLDQVGANNLVLDPDGKIRRGLLFLETKDGETIMSFGLRLAFIYLESKGIKPENAAVNSDYLQLAQAVFVRLRANDGSYIRTNDQGYQILMNFRGPRKTFQIVSMTDVLENRVAPNFARNRVVLIGSTALSLQDYFNTPYDSGLNTSPNPTSGVEIHANLISQIISAALDNRPLIKVWSEPLEMLWIFSWSIIGATSVWMGRYAAGKKTYYSVSWTGITIIIAGTILIGGSFIAFLAGWWIPVVPSVLALAGSATAITAYIANIERAERQTVMNLFGRHVTPKIAEAIWQDRDKILEEGQLQGQEMMATVLFTDLKGFSSIAEGIEPKFLMSWLNEYMSAMAQIVLDCDGAIDKFIGDAVMAVFGIPIAATTPEEIALDAQKAVKCALGMAEALKSLNRQWRIQGKPTVAMRVGIATGTVVVGSLGSNQRQDYTIIGDTVNIASRLESFDKSIDGGICRILIAEETCQYTQDKFPTELIGTVLLKGREQPVKVYQVPAE